One part of the Amphiura filiformis chromosome 5, Afil_fr2py, whole genome shotgun sequence genome encodes these proteins:
- the LOC140151681 gene encoding adhesion G-protein coupled receptor G2-like, which produces MIVGPTISAVVLGKDVANLKKPVIIQIELRQGNEAIPEAVLNTSKCVYWDFSKRNGIGDWAEDGCELMSAESGKITCHCNHLTNFAVLVDFSGQQGQDSEPGTLNFTLEIISKVGCAFSIVGLCLTLMTFLCCRGLRISLQRKILIQFCISMLGLYFAFLLGIDSTGSEIGCIIVAAFLHYFVLTTVLWMGVEARHMYITLVTESGRVGRKFLIKASFFAWGAGLIPVGVVLAIKQRDYIAPS; this is translated from the exons ATGATTGTTGGCCCAACAATCTCAGCTGTTGTCCTTGGTAAAGATGTTGCCAATTTGAAGAAGCCAGTTATCATACAGATTGAACTGAGACAG GGCAATGAAGCCATACCAGAAGCCGTTTTGAACACGTCCAAATGCGTGTATTGGGATTTTAGCAAGCGTAATGGAATCGGCGATTGGGCAGAAGATGGATGCGAACTGATGAGTGCTGAGTCAGGAAAAATAACCTGCCATTGCAATCATCTTACAAACTTTGCAGTGCTTGTG GATTTCTCAGGTCAGCAAGGTCAAGATTCGGAACCAGGGACTTTGAATTTCACCTTAGAAATCATCAGTAAAGTGGGCTGTGCTTTCTCAATAGTTGGACTGTGTTTGACATTGATGACATTCCTTTGTTGCAG AGGACTTCGCATCAGTCTCCAACGTAAGATCCTCATCCAGTTCTGCATCTCAATGCTAGGTTTATACTTTGCCTTCTTGCTCGGTATTGACAGCACCGGTTCCGAGATAGGATGTATCATTGTAGCAGCATTTCTGCACTACTTCGTCTTAACTACAGTACTATGGATGGGGGTTGAGGCTCGCCATATGTATATCACCTTGGTTACTGAATCAGGCAGAGTGGGAAGGAAGTTTCTGATTAAAGCCAGTTTTTTTGCTTGGG GTGCTGGTTTGATACCAGTCGGCGTGGTGCTAGCTATAAAACAACGCGATTACATAGCGCCGTCATAG